The Pseudomonas benzenivorans region TCGCCACTCGGATTGCTGTCGGCTGGCGCAGGCGCGTCGCTCGGCTTAGCGCCAATGGCGTCGTTGCGGCCAGTAGACTGGGTGCTGCCTGTACGCCCTGTATTGGCAGGGGTGCTGGCACTATTGGGCCGGTTGAAATCGATGACCATGATGCAAAACCTCGGGCAGTATTTGGACGCTTGCCTAGCTTGTCGGCCCAAAACCAGAAAACTTTAGGGCTGCCGAGCAATAATTCTGCGTCAGGCAACAGTCTAAAACACGGTGCGTCAGTCGTCAGCCGAACATCACACAAGAATCATGCCTACATGGCCACTTCAACCTGGCCAGGCCCCACTACCCGGGCCCTGATCACGCGCTGCGAGCGCTGGTTGCGTACCCGGATCTGTTTGCCGGCAGCCCCGTCGGACAAGGCCTCGCCGGGCATGCGCACGTTCACCGTGCCGCTGCGTGCGCTGATGACCACCTGATCGCCCCGATGGACGACCTCGGCGGCCTCGACGTGTATGGGCATCACCACTTGGTCCGGCAGCAGGGGGCGCGTCAATTTCTTGCCGACTGCCTGCCTGGGGGTGGTCAGGTAGCCCTGGCTGAGTGAGCCGAGATCGCGTTCGGCCAGGGCAATGTCCATTTCCGTCAGAACGGCGTTGCGTTTGAGTGGGCGACTGGCGATCACGACCTCGCGGTACAGGCGCACCTGGCCCGGAACGAAGACGGTCCAGGGGGCACTGCCTGAACAGCGCACTCGCACGGTTACCCGGCCTACGGGCTCGTCCGGGCTTTCCAGGGTGGCAGCCAGTTCTTTGTCGCACGCGGGCAGGCGCAGGCGCGGATCCAGCCGATTGACCTGGACCTCATGCCGTCCCTGGATATCGCCGCGCTGTAAATACTGCTCTACTGCCTGCTCAAGAAAGCCCTGGGCGGTGCCGATAAGCTGCTCAGGCAAGGTTGCCGCGGCTGCCTGGGGGCTATAGCCGAGTAGGAGCAATGCAGGTAAAACTGCCAGTAGGTGGCAGCCCTTTACCAGTGCGTGCCGAAAAGTCGTCGTTTCTGCGTTCATGCTGAGTAAAAAGCAAGGCCCGTGCCGCCTGCTACGCTGAGCACATTGCGCGCTAGTCAAACTGAAGAGGTTGGGGCATGGCCGGTGTATTGGATTCGGTAAATCAGCGAACTCAGCTGGTAGGGCAGAATCGTTTGGAACTGCTGTTGTTTCGTCTGAACGGCAGCCAGTTGTACGGGATCAACGTGTTCAAGGTGAAGGAGGTGCTGCAGTGCCCCAAGCTCACCATCATGCCGAAGTCCAGCCCGGTGGTCCGTGGGGTCGCGAGTATTCGCGGCGGCACCATCCCGATTCTTGACCTGTCCATGGCGACCGGCAAGGCGCCGCTGAAGAACCTGGACAACAGCTTCGTCATCATCACCGAGTACAACACCAAGGTTCAGGGCTTTTTGGTGCATTCGGTGGAGCGCATCGTCAACATGAACTGGGAGGGCATCCATCCGCCACCCAAGGGGACGGGGCGCGATCATTACCTCACCGCGGTGACCCATCTGGATCAGCAGTTGGTGGAGATCATCGACGTGGAGAAAATCCTCGCCGAGGTGGCTCCGACGTCCGAGGTCATATCCGAGGGCGTGCTGGATCAGCAGGTTCAGGCCAAGGCAGTGACCAAGCGGGTGCTGACCTGCGATGACTCCTCGGTGGCGCGCAAGCAGGTGACTCGCTGCCTGCAGACTGTCGGCGTCGAGGTGGTGGCGCTGAACGATGGGCGCCAGGCCCTGGAGTACCTCAAAGCCATGGTCGAGGAGGGCAAGAATCCGGCCGAGGAGTTCTTGATGTTGATATCCGACATCGAGATGCCGGAAATGGACGGCTACACCCTGACGGCGGAGATTCGTGCGGATCCGCGCATGCAGAAACTGCACATCATCCTGCATACTTCGCTCTCTGGCGTGTTCAACCAGGCCATGGTGAAAAAGGTGGGGGCCGATGACTTCCTGGCCAAGTTCCGGCCGGATGATCTGGCGTCACGGGTGGTTGAGCGCATCAATATGGTAGATCAGGGCTGAGGCGTGTCTTCGGCACAACATTATGATCGGCGAGGCCTCGCGAGTGTCTTCAGGTAATTTGGATTTCGAGCAGTTCCGGGTATTCCTGGAAAAAGCCTGCGGCATTCTGCTGGGCAGCAACAAGCAGTATCTGGTTTCCAGTCGGCTGAACAAACTGATGGAGCAGCATGCCATCAAGAGCCTGGGGGAGCTGGTGCAGCGCATGCAAAGCCAGCCGCGCAGCGGTTTGCGCGAGCAGGTGGTGGATGCCATGACCACCAACGAAACCCTGTGGTTTCGCGACACCTATCCGTTCGAGGTGTTGAAGAATCGGGTGCTGCCCGAGATGATCAAGGCCAGCCCCGGGCAGCGTTTGCGCATCTGGTCGGCGGCCTGCTCGTCCGGTCAGGAGCCCTATTCCCTGTCGATGAGCATCGACGAGTTCGAGAAGACCAATATCGGTCAGCTCAAGGCCGGGGTGCAGATCGTGGCCACCGACCTTTCGCCGTCGATGCTGGCCAACTGCAAGTCCGGCGAGTACGACAGCCTGGCGATGGGCCGTGGCCTGTCCCAGGAGCGCTTGCAGCGCTATTTCGATCCGGCCGGACCAGGGCGCTGGGTGGTCAAGCCGGCCATCAAGAGCCGCGTCGAATTTCGCCCGCTTAACCTGCTGGACAGCTATGCCAGCCTCGGCAAATTCGACGTCGTGTTCTGCCGCAACGTGCTGATCTACTTCTCCGCCGAAGTGAAGAAGGACATCCTTACGCGCATCCACGCCATGCTCAAGCCCGGTGGCTACCTGTTTCTCGGCGCCTCTGAGGCGCTCAACGGACTGCCGGAGCGTTATCAGATGGTGCAGTGCAGTCCGGGCATCATCTACAAGGCAAAATGAGCCAGTCGCCGCGGGCGGCTTGGGAAGAACGGGAGGCCAGTGGCCTCCCGTTTTTCGTTCGGCTGGCGGCAAATGGTCTGGGGAGGATTGCCGCTTTGCTTGCCAGAGGGCGGAAAGGCCTTGCCGCTTGGCTCGTAAGCTGGCCTGAAAAAACTGCCAAGTAGTTGAAATATAAGAAGTAAATTTTTTGGCACACACCTTGCTGTATGTCTGGCACGGACAACAGGTAAGCCAGACGGCAAGGGTTCCTGACCATGAGCATCAGCTTCGATAGTGCACTCGGCATCCATGAAAAAGCGCTCGGCTTCCGCGCCCAGCGTGCCGAGGTGCTGGCCAACAACATGGCCAACGCCGATACGCCCAACTACAAGGCGCGCGATCTGGACTTCGCCTCGGTACTGGCCGAGCAGAGTGCCAAGGTCCAGCGCGGCCCGGTCGGACTGAGTCGCACCGACAGCCGGCATATCGCCGCCGAGGGGCTGAGTGCGGGCGATGCCGGACTGGTCTACCGCTCGCCACTGCATGCCTCCATCGATCAGAACACCGTCGATTTGCAGGTCGAGCAGGCCAGCTACGCGGAAAACGCGGTGAACTTCCAGGCTAGCTTCACCTTCCTCAACAGCAAGTTCAAAGGGCTGGTCAGCGCCCTGCGCGGCGATTAAAGGAGTCCGATGCCATGTCACTCGCCAGTGTCTTCAATATCGCCGGAACCGGCATGAGCGCCCAGAGCACTCGCCTGAACACCATCTCCAGCAACATCGCCAACGCCGAGACGGTGTCGTCGAGCATCGATCAGACCTATCGCGCGCGTCATCCGGTGTTCGCCACCGTCTTCCAGCAGGCCCAGGGCGGCGACCGCGGTTCCTTGTTCGCCGAGCAGGACCAGGCCGGCCAAGGCGTCCAGGTGCTGGGCATAGTCGAGGATCAGAGCGAGCTGGTACAGCGCTACGAGCCGAATCATCCGGCCGCCGATGAGAATGGCTATGTCTACTACCCCAACGTCAACGTGGTCGAGGAAATGGCCGACATGATCTCGGCCAGTCGGGCCTTCCAGACCAACGTGGAAATGATGAACACCGCCAAGCAGATGCTGCAGCGGGTGCTGACCCTGGGCCAGTGAACCACCGGTGAGGAATGAAGGATGAGCAGCGTTAGTGGTGTCAGCTCTGCATTGGATCAGTACCAGATCAAGCAGGAGCCCAATAAGAGCAAGGAGCTTGGCAAGAATGAGTTTCTCAACCTGCTGGTGGCGCAATTGAATAACCAGAACCCGCTGGAGCCCCAGGGTAACGGCGAGTTCATCGCCCAGTTGGCCCAGTTCAGCCAGGTCGAGGGGATCGAGAAGCTCAATACCAGCATGAGCTCCCTGCTATCGGGCTACCAGTCGTCCCAGGCGCTGCAAGCCTCTTCCCTGGTCGGGCGCAAGGTCATAGTGCCGACTGACAAGGCGATGGTCGATACCAGCGAGAGCTTCAAGGCCAGCCTGGTGCTGCCGACCACCAGCAGCAATGTCTACGTCAACGTGTACGACAAATCCGGCTCCGTGGTGAACCGGATCAACCTGGGCGAACAGGCCGCCGGCAACGTCAGCTTCATCTGGGACGGCAAGGACGCCGGCGGCAATCTGTTGCCGCCCGGTAACTACAGGTTCGAGGCGCAGGCGACTTACAACGGCGAAACCAAGGGGCTCTACACCCTGCTGCCGGCCAACGTCGACAGCGTCACCCTGGGGGGGAGCGAGCTGACGTTGAACCTGGCGGGACTCGGCAGCGTGCCGCTCTCCCAGGTGCAGGTGATCGGTCAGTAATCAGCGAATTCAATCGCCGGTGCGGCCGGCAAAGGAGACTTCCATGTCGTTCAATATCGGTCTGAGTGGTCTGCGGGCTGCCACCAGTGATCTCAATATCACCGGCAACAACATCGCCAACGCCGGTACCGTTGGCTTCAAGCAGTCGCGTGCCGAGTTCGCCGACCTCTATGCCGCTTCGGTGCAAGGCACCGGCAGCAACCAGCAGGGCGCTGGGGTGCAACTGAGCAATGTGTCGCAGCTGTTCAATCAGGGCAACATCAACTACACGCAGAACGCCCTGGATCTGGCCATCAACGGCAATGGCTTCTTCCAGACCAGCAACAACGGCGAGATCAGCTACACCCGGGCCGGTTATTTCGGTACCGACCGCGAAGGCTTCATGGTGAACAACTTCGGTCATCGCCTGCAGGGCTATGCAACCGATGCCAACGGCAATCTGCAGAACGGCGTGATCACCGACTTGCGCATCGAATCGGCCAGCCAGTCCCCCCAGGCAACGAGCACGCTGACCCAGGGATTCAACCTGAATTCGACCAACACGGTGCCCGTCACCACGCCATTCAATCCGGCCGACCCGACTACCTACAATTCGGCGACCTCCACCAATATCTATGACACCCAGGGCAATGCCCATGTCATGACTCAGTACTTCGTCAAGACCGGGCCCAATGCCTGGCAGATGAATGTGCTGATCGATGGTCGCAACCCGGCAGACCCGACCTCCACAGTGCCCTATTCGATGGGCATGGGGTTCACCGCCAGCGGTCAGTTGAACATCGCCAGCCTGGCCTCGGGCAACTATGACGGCGCCGGCGGCCCCGACTTCACTGTGGACCCGGCGACCGGACGCTTCACCCTGGATGGCTGGACGCCGGCGATAGCGGATAGTTCGGTCCCACCGGTATGGTCGGCCAACGGCGCCACCGCCAACGCAGCGGGCATCCAGGTGGACATCCGCAACTCCACCCAGTTCGCCAGCGCCTTCGCGGTCAACAGCGTTAGTCAGGACGGCTACACCACGGGGCAGCTGGCGGGGCTGGAGATCGACGATACCGGGGTGATCTTCGCCCGTTACACCAATGGTCAATCCAGGGTGCAGGGGCAGGTCATTCTGGCCAATTTCGCCAACACTCAAGGCCTGACCCCGGTTGGCAAGACGGGCTGGGCGCAGTCCTTCCAGTCCGGGGAGCCGGTGATCGGCACGCCGCGCAGCGGTACCCTGGGTGCGCTGCAGGCCGGCGCCCTGGAGGATTCCAATGTCGAGGTGTCCGAGCAGTTGGTGAACATGATCGTCGCTCAGCGTAACTATCAGGCCAATGCCAAGACGATCGAAACCGAAAGCGCCATCACCCAGACCATCATCAATCTACGCTGATAGCGGCGCGCTCGGTTGCGCTTGCCGCAGGCGGCAAATTCCCGCCGAGCGTCTTTTGAAAGGCTCCCCTAGGGAGCCTTTTCTTTTTAATAAACTCCTTATATTTCATTGTCTTATTGGTTTGCGTCGATGGGTGGCACGGTGCTTGCTGGATTACTGGCAAAGAGCAGCGGGCGCTACGCCCACCTCGGAGACTAACCATGGACAAGATGCTGTACGTCGCCATGACAGGGGCCCACAACAACAGCCTGGCCCAGAGCGCCCACGCCAACAATTTGGCGAACATCTCCACCAGCGGCTTCCGTCGCGATTTCGAGCAGGCGCGCTCGATGCCGGTGTTCGGCGACGGTTTGCCGGCGCGGGTGTATGCCATGAGCGAGCGCCCCGGCACCGACTTTACCCCCGGCTCTCTGCAGGAGACCGGTCGTGACCTGGATGTGGCGATCGGCGGCGAGGGCTGGCTGGCCGTGCAGGCGGCCGATGGCAGCGAGGCCTACGTGCGCACCGCCAGCCTGAATGTCGATGCCTTAGGTATGTTGCGCACCGGCAGCGGCTTGCCGGTGATGGGCAATGCCGGGCCGATCGCCGTGCCGCCGGAGCAGAAGATCGAGATCGGCCAGGACGGCACCATCAGCATTCGCGCCCTCGGCGAGGCGCCCAATGTGCTGGCCGAGGTCGACCGTCTGAAGCTGGTCAACCCCGACCTCAAGCAGATGGAGAAGGGCAGTGACGGCCTGATGCGGATCAAGGACGGGCAGCCGGTACTGGCCGATGCGGCAGTGCGGGTGACCTCGGGTTTCCTCGAGTCGAGCAACGTCAATGCCGTGGAGGAGATGACCGCGATCCTCTCCCTGTCCCGCCAGTTCGAGCTGCAAGTGAAGATGATGCGCACCGCCGAGGACAACGCCTCGGCTGTGGCGCGGGTCTTGCAACTCAGCTAATTACCAGCACGCGGCGCCGTGAAAGCGGCGCCCGAGGAGAATAGATATGCTTCCTGCACTCTGGGTCAGCAAGACCGGCCTGTCCGCCCAGGACATGAACCTGACCACCATTTCCAACAACCTGGCCAACGTGTCGACCACGGGTTTCAAGCGCGATCGTGCCGAGTTCGAGGACCTGCTGTATCAGATCCGTCGCCAGCCCGGTGGTCAGTCCAGCCAGGACAGCCAGTTGCCCTCCGGCTTGCAGCTCGGCACCGGCGTGCGGGTGGTCGGTACGCAGAAGATCTTCACCACCGGCAGCCTGCAAACCACCGAGCAACCGCTGGATATGGCGGTGAACGGCCGGGGTTTCTTCCAGGTGCTGATGCCCGACGGCACCGTGTCCTACACCCGCGACGGCAGCTTCCATCTGAACGCCGACGGCCAGCTGGTCACCTCCAATGGTTTCGCCCTGGAGCCCGCCATCGTGCTGCCCAACGAGGTGCGCACCTTCACCGTGGGCGAGGACGGCACGGTATCGGTGACCACCGCCGGCAACCCGCAGCCGCAGATCGTCGGCAACCTGCAGCTCGCCGACTTCATCAACCCGGCGGGCCTGGAAGCGGTCGGCAGCAACCTGTTCCTGGAGACCGCCTCCAGTGGCGCGCCCCAGGTCGGCACGCCGGGCCTCAACGGCCTGGGCACGACCCTGCAGAACACCCTGGAAAACTCCAACGTCAGCGTGGTCGAGGAGCTGGTGAACATGATCACCACCCAGCGTGCCTACGAGATGAACTCCAAGGTCATCTCCACCGCCGACCAGATGCTGTCCTTCGTGTCCCAGAATCTTTGATGAGTGGGGCCGGCGTTAGCGGGCCGCAACTGCAATAGAACACCCGAGGTAGTGGTTATGAACCGGCTGATGATAGCGCTCTCTATGCTCGTGACCGTGGCCCTGAGCGGCTGCGTCTCGCCGCCGCCGAAGCCGGACGACCCGTACTACGCGCCGGTGCTGCCCCGTACTCCGCTGCCGGCGGCGCAGAACAACGGCTCGATCTACCAGGCCGGCTTCGAGAACAATCTCTACGGCGACCGCAAGGCCTTCCGTGTCGGCGACATCATCACCATCACCCTCAACGAGCGCACCCAGGCCAGCAAGAACGCCGGCTCGCAGATCTCCAAGGACAGCAGCGCCAATATCGGCCTGACCTCGCTGTTCGGCGGCGGCGTGTCGGTACGCAACCCCGGCTCGGGTAATGTCCTCAACCCGCTGACCGGCGACAACCTGAGCCTGGGGGCCGAGTACAACGCCAACCGCGACACCAAGGGCGACAGCAAGGCGGCCCAGGGCAACAGCCTGTCCGGCTCGGTCACCGTGACCGTCGCCGAGGTGTTGCCCAACGGCATCCTGGCGGTGCGCGGGGAGAAGTGGATGACCCTCAACACCGGCGACGAACTGGTGCGCATCGCCGGGCTGGTGCGGGCCGACGACATCAGCACGGACAACACCGTTTCCTCCACGCGTATCGCCGACGCGCGCATCACCTACTCGGGCACCGGGGCCTTCGCCGACGCCAGTCAGCCGGGCTGGCTGGACCGCTTCTTCCTCAGCCCGCTGTTCCCGTTCTAAGCAGGTAGCCGACCATGATGCGACTGATTTCCGCCCTCTGCCTGCTGCTGCTCGCCGCCGTCGCCCAGGCCGAGCGGCTCAAGGACCTGGCCAGCATCCAGGGCGTGCGCAGCAACCAGCTGATCGGCTACGGCCTGGTGGTCGGCCTCAACGGCAGCGGCGACCAGACCACCCAGACGCCCTTCACCGTGCAGACCTTCAACAACATGCTGGCGCAGTTCGGCATCAAGGTGCCGGCCGGCGGCAACGTGCAGCTGAAGAACGTCGCCGCGGTGTCGGTGCATGCCGACCTGCCGGCCTTCGCCAAGCCGGGGCAGACCATCGACATCACCATCTCCTCGATCGGCAATGCCAAGAGCCTGCGCGGCGGCAGCCTGCTGATGACCCCGCTCAAGGGCATCGACGGCAACGTCTACGCCATCGCCCAGGGCAATCTGGTGGTCGGCGGTTTCGATGCCGGCGGCGCCGATGGCTCGCGCATCACCGTCAACGTGCCGTCGGCCGGGCGCATCCCCGGCGGCGCCACGGTGGAGCGGCCGGTGCCGAGCGGCTTCGACCAGGGCAACAGCCTGACCCTGAACCTCAACCGGCCGGACTTCACCACGGCGAAGAACATCGTCGACCAGATCAACGACCTGCTCGGCCCGGGCGTGGCCCAGGCCATAGACGGCGGCTCGGTGCGGGTCAGCGCGCCGCTGGACCCCAACCAGCGGGTCGACTACCTGTCGATTCTCGAGAACCTGGAAGTCAACCCGGGCCAGGCCGTGGCCAAGGTGATCATCAATTCGCGCACCGGCACCATCGTCATCGGCCAGAACGTGCGGGTGCAACCGGCGGCGGTGACCCACGGCAGCCTCACGGTGACCATCACCGAAGACCCCATCGTCAGCCAGCCCGAGGCGCTGTCCGGCGGTCAGACCGCTGTGGTGCCGCGCTCGCGCGTGAACGCCGATCAGGAAGCCAAGCCGATGTTCAAATTCGGCCCCGGCACGACCCTGGACGAGATCGTCCGCGCGGTGAACCAGGTCGGCGCCGCGCCCTCGGACCTCATGGCCATCCTCGAGGCGCTCAAGCAAGCGGGCGCCCTGCAGGCCGACCTGATCGTGATCTAAGGAGGCGACCATGGATTCTCGACTCTCGGCCGGCCTGCTCGGCAACGGCAAGAGCCCGCTGGACAGCGGCGCCTTCACCGACCTGAACCGCCTGAACCAGTTCAAGGTCGGCGGCGACAGCGAGCAGAACATCCGCAAGGTGGCCCAGGAGTTCGAGTCGCTGTTCCTCAATCAGATGCTCAAGGCCATGCGCTCGGCCAACGAGGTGTTCGGCGAAGGCAACTTCCTCAACAGCAACGAGAGCAAGACCTACCAGGACATGTACGACCAGCAGCTGTCGGTGACGCTGTCGAACAACCAGAACGGTATCGGCCTGGCCGCTGTGCTGGAGCGGCAGATGTCGAAGATGAAAGGGCCCAGCGAGCGGCCCAATCCGTTCGCTCAGGTCGATGCCCCGGTGCCCCGTGCGCCGAGCAAGCCGCTGGCCAAGGTCGACAGTGCACGCGATGACGCGGGACTGATCAATCAGCGGCGCCTGGCGCTGCCGGGCAAGCTGGGCGATCGCCTGCTGGCCGGCATAGTGCCCTCGGACGGCGCTGTCGATGGCCAGCCCCTGGCACAGGCCGACTGGGTGCCGGCCACGGCCTTCGCCGCGCCCAAGGACAAGGCCCTGAGCCTGGGCGACAGCGATGCCATCAGCGGCCGCCGCCTGGCCCAGGCGGCTACGGCAGCGGGCAAGTCGACCTTCGCCTCGCCCGCGGAGTTCGTCGCGGCCATGCTGCCGATGGCCGAGAAGGCCGCCGAGAAAATCGGCGTCGAGGCCCGCTACCTGGTGGCCCAGGCGGCCCTGGAAACCGGCTGGGGCAAGTCGATCATCCGCCAGCGGGACGGCAGCAGCAGCCACAACCTGTTCGGCATCAAGAGTCACAACAGCTGGGACGGCGAGTCGGCACGGGTGCTGACCACCGAATACCAGGGCGGCAAGGCGGTGAAAGAGGCGGCTTCGTTTCGCGCCTACGACTCCTACGCCCAGAGCTTCGAGGACTACGTGAGTTTCCTGCAGAGCAACGGCCGTTACGAGAAGGCCCTGAATGCCACCGACAACCCCGAGCGCTTCGTGCGCGAGCTGCAGCAGGCCGGGTACGCCACCGACCCGCATTACGCGCGCAAGGTGTCGCAGATCGCGCGCAAGATGCAGACCTATCAAACCATCGCAGCGGCCGGCACGCCGCCGGCCCGCGGGTGAGCTGAGCCATGGCTGATCTACTGAATATTGGCCTGTCCGGCCTCGCCGCGAACAAGACGGCGCTGTCGGTCACCGGTCACAACATCACCAACGTCAATACGCCGGGGTTTTCCCGTCAGGACACGGTGCAGGCCACCCGGCCGCCGCAGTTCAGCGGTGCCGGCTACATCGGCTCCGGTACCACCCTGGTGGATATCCGCCGCAGCTACAGCGAGTTCCTCAGCACCCAGTTGCGCAGCAGCACCGCGCTCAACAGCGACGTACAGGCCTACAAGAGCCAGATCGAGCAGCTCGATTCGCTGTTGGCAGGCTCCACCACCGGCATCACCCCCTCGCTGCAGAAGTTCTTCTCGTCCTTGCAGACTGCCGCCGAGGATCCGGCCAACATTCCCGCCCGGCAGCTGGTGCTGTCCGAGGCAGAAGGCCTGGCGCGGCGCTTCAACACGGTGTCCGAGCGGATCGGCGAGCAGAACAGCTTCATCAACAAGCAGATGACGGCTGTGACCGATCAGATCAACCGGCTGAGCACCTCCATTGCCAGCCTCAACAATGCCATCGCCGTCGCCGCCTCCAACGGCCAGCAGCCCAACGACCTGCTCGATGCCCGGGAAGAGGCGATCCGCCAGCTGTCCACCTATGTCGGCGTGACGGTAGTGCCCCAGGACGACAGTTCGCTGAACCTGTTCGTCGGCTCCGGCCAGCCGCTGGTGGTGGGCGCCACCGCCAGTCGCCTGGAGGCCGTGCCGGGGCAGGGCGACCCCACTCGCTTCGAGATAGACTTCGTCAGCGGTGGCTCGCGCCAGGGCATCACCAGCTTGATAAGCGGCGGCGAACTGGGCGGGCTGATTCGCTACCGGGCCGAGAGCCTGGACCCGACCCTCAATGCGCTCGGTCGCCTGGCCCTGGCGGTCAGCGACCAGGTCAACACCCAGCTCGGTCAGGGCCTGGATCTCAAGGGGCAGGTGGGCAGCGCGCTCTTTGGCGACTTCAACGACCCGGCCCAGGCGGCGTTGCGCGTCCTGGCTTTTTCGACCAATACCAGCAATGTCCAGCCGGCGCTGAACATCACCAACAGCAGCGTGCTGACCACCAGCGACTACCGCCTAGAGTTCGATGGTACCAACTACACGGCGCGGCGCTTGAGCGACGGCGCGACCATGACGGTGGCACCTCCTGGCCCCTTCACTTACCCGCAAACCCTGACCTTTGCCGATGTCGCCGGCCGCGACCAAGGGTTCGAACTGGTATTGGGATCGGCACCGGCGGCGGGTGACCGCTTCTTGATGCAGCCAACCCGGCGCGGCGCTGTCAGCATGACCGCAGTCTTGGACCAGGCCGATCAGTTGGCTTTTGCCGCGCCGGTCAGGAGCGAGGCCGCCCTGCAGAACGTCGGCAATGGCACGATTTCCCAGCCTGACCTGATCGCCGCCGGGGCCAGTCCTATCGACAGCGCGGCGATCGCCGCCGCCTTGCCGCAGGGGCTGATCTACAACGGCGCCGGGGGCTTCGAGAACCCGCCGGGCACCCCGGTAGCCGGGTTGACCCGGGTACCTGCTGGCGCCTTCGTGCCGGGCCAACTGAACACCTATGAACTGGATCTCGGCAGCGGCAACCGGGTCAGCTTCACCATCAGCGGCCGTCCGGAGAATGGCGACACCTTTACCCTGGCCTTCAACAGCAATGGTGTTTCGGACAACCGCAATGCGCTCAAGCTGGTGGACCTGCAGAGCAAGCAGACCGTCGGCGTGGACCCGAGCGTTACGGGTATCGGCACCGGGGCCAGCTTCACCGACGGTTACGGCGATCTGGTCGAGCGGGTCGGCACCCTGACCGCCCAGGCCCGCCAGGACGGCGAGGCCACCGGGGCCATCCTCAAGCAGGCCACGGACAACCGCGATGCCCTGTCCGGGGTCAACCTCGATGAGGAGGCGGCCAACCTGATCAGGTT contains the following coding sequences:
- the flgJ gene encoding flagellar assembly peptidoglycan hydrolase FlgJ, producing MDSRLSAGLLGNGKSPLDSGAFTDLNRLNQFKVGGDSEQNIRKVAQEFESLFLNQMLKAMRSANEVFGEGNFLNSNESKTYQDMYDQQLSVTLSNNQNGIGLAAVLERQMSKMKGPSERPNPFAQVDAPVPRAPSKPLAKVDSARDDAGLINQRRLALPGKLGDRLLAGIVPSDGAVDGQPLAQADWVPATAFAAPKDKALSLGDSDAISGRRLAQAATAAGKSTFASPAEFVAAMLPMAEKAAEKIGVEARYLVAQAALETGWGKSIIRQRDGSSSHNLFGIKSHNSWDGESARVLTTEYQGGKAVKEAASFRAYDSYAQSFEDYVSFLQSNGRYEKALNATDNPERFVRELQQAGYATDPHYARKVSQIARKMQTYQTIAAAGTPPARG
- a CDS encoding flagellar basal body P-ring protein FlgI, which produces MMRLISALCLLLLAAVAQAERLKDLASIQGVRSNQLIGYGLVVGLNGSGDQTTQTPFTVQTFNNMLAQFGIKVPAGGNVQLKNVAAVSVHADLPAFAKPGQTIDITISSIGNAKSLRGGSLLMTPLKGIDGNVYAIAQGNLVVGGFDAGGADGSRITVNVPSAGRIPGGATVERPVPSGFDQGNSLTLNLNRPDFTTAKNIVDQINDLLGPGVAQAIDGGSVRVSAPLDPNQRVDYLSILENLEVNPGQAVAKVIINSRTGTIVIGQNVRVQPAAVTHGSLTVTITEDPIVSQPEALSGGQTAVVPRSRVNADQEAKPMFKFGPGTTLDEIVRAVNQVGAAPSDLMAILEALKQAGALQADLIVI
- the flgH gene encoding flagellar basal body L-ring protein FlgH, whose amino-acid sequence is MNRLMIALSMLVTVALSGCVSPPPKPDDPYYAPVLPRTPLPAAQNNGSIYQAGFENNLYGDRKAFRVGDIITITLNERTQASKNAGSQISKDSSANIGLTSLFGGGVSVRNPGSGNVLNPLTGDNLSLGAEYNANRDTKGDSKAAQGNSLSGSVTVTVAEVLPNGILAVRGEKWMTLNTGDELVRIAGLVRADDISTDNTVSSTRIADARITYSGTGAFADASQPGWLDRFFLSPLFPF
- the flgK gene encoding flagellar hook-associated protein FlgK, with product MADLLNIGLSGLAANKTALSVTGHNITNVNTPGFSRQDTVQATRPPQFSGAGYIGSGTTLVDIRRSYSEFLSTQLRSSTALNSDVQAYKSQIEQLDSLLAGSTTGITPSLQKFFSSLQTAAEDPANIPARQLVLSEAEGLARRFNTVSERIGEQNSFINKQMTAVTDQINRLSTSIASLNNAIAVAASNGQQPNDLLDAREEAIRQLSTYVGVTVVPQDDSSLNLFVGSGQPLVVGATASRLEAVPGQGDPTRFEIDFVSGGSRQGITSLISGGELGGLIRYRAESLDPTLNALGRLALAVSDQVNTQLGQGLDLKGQVGSALFGDFNDPAQAALRVLAFSTNTSNVQPALNITNSSVLTTSDYRLEFDGTNYTARRLSDGATMTVAPPGPFTYPQTLTFADVAGRDQGFELVLGSAPAAGDRFLMQPTRRGAVSMTAVLDQADQLAFAAPVRSEAALQNVGNGTISQPDLIAAGASPIDSAAIAAALPQGLIYNGAGGFENPPGTPVAGLTRVPAGAFVPGQLNTYELDLGSGNRVSFTISGRPENGDTFTLAFNSNGVSDNRNALKLVDLQSKQTVGVDPSVTGIGTGASFTDGYGDLVERVGTLTAQARQDGEATGAILKQATDNRDALSGVNLDEEAANLIRFEQYYNASAQIIQVARSLFDTLINSFR